The DNA region CTTGAGAAGATCGAGGATGGAAAGTGCCTGGGCCGCATTGTGGACGCCGATCTCCTCGAGCCCCTTGGCCTCCACGCCTTCTCCTCCCCACGCGCTCCAGTCGCCTCCCACCGAAACACGAGGTACGAGAGGTCCACCCAGCGCGGCACGAGCTCAGCCTGCTCCCTGGTGATGAAGATCTCGCTCTCCCAGTCCCCGCCGAACGCCTCGCGGATCGGCTTCCACCGCAGCGCTTCCGACGTCATGACCACCAGCCtgaccagcgccgccacctcctTGGCGCCGCGCTCCGGGGTCGCGCCCGGGCGGGAGAGCGCCCGGACCGCGTCCAGCGCCGACGCCCTCCCCAGAGGCATCGCGGGGAGGTTCTGGTGACCGCCGATGAGGTGGTCGTACGAGGAGTTGAAGGGGAGCGTGGTCGAGTTGGGGAAGAGCGGCTCGAAGTAGCATGAGGAGGGGcgcggccgccaccgccgccgtgcccctggTTGGGCGGGGACGGAGGAAAGGCCAGCACTGAGGAGACATGAGTGAGAGTTAGGGCCTCTTCGTTTCCCACTCTAAACTTTACActcatcacatcaaagagaatcttgctatttagaagtattaaataaaatctgtttataaaattttttgcacagctgtgtgctaattcgcgagacaaatttaatgagcctaattaatccataatttgccacagtgatgctacagtaattattcgctaatcatggactaatatacctcattagattcgtctcgcgaattagcactagagttctgcaattagttttataattagactttatttaatacttctaaatgataagattctctttgatgtgatccctctaaactttatgtACCCGGAAACGAACGCACTCTGGTCTTGGGAGCGGAGGAAGCAAAGGTAGTGCACGTATATATGGTGGGTTAGATGTTCAGATCAGAGGGCGAATCATACTTCCGCCAGCCTCTGTGCATGCAGTCAAAATATTCCTTTTTCGGTTGCGATAGTAGAGTTCAACTACTCATGGCTTCAATCATCTTATTGTCCCTGCACAAGCAGAATCATGAGATCTGACACGGTACATGGCCGTAAGATATGAAATCGGCAAGTGATCTTCGTATCAAGTTAGTTGCATGAACGATGACAGCAAGTGTTGTGCTGCAACTACGCTACTACAGGACACAGTCCAAGATGCTTGTCCAGTTCGTGGTGGGCTGTGGGCGCACTGCAGCAGGGCAAAGGGCGCGTAGCAGTATGGGCACGCAGCCGCCAGTGCCGTCCGTGGACGAACTCATGTGCCCCCGGGATTTAAATGAAGATCAGGAGCAAAAGATGTGGATTTCAATGAAGAAAGGAACGGTAGCTAGCGATCGCCAAGCAGACGCAACTGCATCTGAACGCAAACATGGACACAATGAACTAGATTTCCAAGCACGACCAAAATACAAAAGACCTCATCAGATGTCGACATGAATTTTCAATATCAATAGTCAAAGGTACCTTCAAATCATCTATGACGCTAATACATTAATTATACCGCCTTATGTTTCTGAGTTCGAAAACCTTGGGGTAAATTGTACCCAGGTCCTAGAGCCCTCAGACACGCAGGCAATTGTCTCAGCGGTCAACTCCAGGTACATATTGTGGTGGCATTGTCGCCAGAGTTGCACCAGGAAATGCTTGGTCCAGCCTTCAGGATCACGGCTGACAAACCATGCAAGAATTTGGAGCGCCGAACACCCACAACAATCTCCAGAATCAATACGCATATCCATCAATGGATGTGCAAATAAATGACATCAAAATTGCTTTATTTACAGTTCTAAGAATAGTTCTAAGATACAGATGTTACAGGGTTCACAATATCTTCCTAGCCTTTAGGTATGAGTACATGAGGAAAAATCCAGCTAGTGCTCCAACTACTATTCCACCAGTCGTCGCCCAAAATGCCCACTGCTCGAAAACAAACTAATTGTCAACGACT from Panicum hallii strain FIL2 chromosome 9, PHallii_v3.1, whole genome shotgun sequence includes:
- the LOC112877685 gene encoding uncharacterized protein LOC112877685, translating into MPLGRASALDAVRALSRPGATPERGAKEVAALVRLVVMTSEALRWKPIREAFGGDWESEIFITREQAELVPRWVDLSYLVFRWEATGARGEEKAWRPRGSRRSASTMRPRHFPSSIFSSGRESCVSA